A section of the Gloeobacter violaceus PCC 7421 genome encodes:
- a CDS encoding TIGR04376 family protein — MGVWEDFSQFLEGRLEEFLEKNPRLKLLVLLENVRQQEAEAEQQLTQCQADMRRIQDEIVAVARDVQKWQDRIAQAKAGGREDLAQAAKERSDALLRRGNELWGQMSVLKEQQQQTAAMLSRIAQKRQELEAHMAAQQGETAARSARSMGFEGSDDLDARFRDWELEQELERLKRRK, encoded by the coding sequence ATGGGCGTTTGGGAAGATTTCAGCCAGTTCCTCGAAGGTCGCCTGGAAGAATTCCTCGAAAAAAATCCGCGCCTCAAATTGCTGGTGCTGCTCGAAAATGTCCGTCAGCAGGAGGCGGAAGCCGAGCAACAACTGACCCAGTGCCAGGCCGACATGCGCCGCATTCAAGATGAGATCGTCGCGGTAGCCCGCGATGTGCAAAAGTGGCAGGATCGCATCGCCCAGGCCAAGGCGGGCGGGCGCGAGGATCTGGCCCAGGCTGCCAAGGAGCGCTCCGACGCCCTGCTGCGCCGCGGCAACGAACTGTGGGGCCAGATGAGCGTGCTCAAGGAGCAACAGCAGCAGACAGCGGCGATGCTGAGCCGCATTGCCCAAAAACGTCAGGAACTCGAAGCGCACATGGCTGCCCAGCAGGGTGAGACCGCCGCGCGCTCCGCCCGCAGTATGGGCTTTGAAGGCTCCGACGACCTCGATGCGCGCTTTCGCGATTGGGAACTGGAGCAGGAACTCGAACGGCTCAAGCGCCGCAAGTGA